The following are encoded in a window of Mustela nigripes isolate SB6536 chromosome 1, MUSNIG.SB6536, whole genome shotgun sequence genomic DNA:
- the FANCF gene encoding Fanconi anemia group F protein codes for MESLVEHLQRFSELLAVSRTTHVSTWDPATVRRALQWARYLRHVHRRFGRHVRIRRALERRLQNQWRQEGAPGSAPVPGLTNFQALGRGDLLLSLRLLENRALGDAAYHYLLQQLFPGPGVPDPDEEALQGSLARLARCRSAVQLLRFSGPGEKSALEDPVLKTQAELLLERLREVPKAEAEGPSRFLSTLWDRLPQNNFLKVLAAALLLPPSSPRPQGEELEPGTPQTPGDGAQELVRWLLAKSDALAAFCRSLPVGLLTSVAGRHPALCRAYLGLLTDWGRRLHYDLPKGTWVGAEPQHVSWEELYGRFQSLCRAPPPLKDEVLTALEACKAQDGDFQVPGVSIWTDLLLALGSGS; via the coding sequence ATGGAATCGCTCGTGGAGCACCTTCAGCGCTTCTCCGAGCTTCTGGCCGTCTCCCGCACGACCCACGTCAGCACCTGGGACCCCGCAACCGTGCGCAGGGCCTTGCAGTGGGCTCGCTACCTGCGCCACGTCCATAGGCGCTTTGGCCGCCATGTTCGCATTCGCAGGGCTCTGGAGCGGCGGCTGCAAAACCAGTGGAGACAGGAGGGCGCGCCTGGGTCCGCTCCAGTCCCCGGGCTGACGAACTTCCAGGCCCTGGGGCGCGGTGACCTCCTGCTGTCTCTGCGTCTGCTGGAGAACCGGGCCCTCGGGGATGCCGCCTATCACTACCTGCTGCAGCAGCTCTTTCCGGGCCCGGGCGTCCCGGATCCCGACGAGGAGGCGCTCCAAGGCAGCCTGGCCCGCCTCGCCCGCTGCCGCTCCGCCGTCCAGTTGCTGCGTTTCAGCGGCCCCGGGGAGAAGTCGGCGCTCGAGGACCCAGTGCTGAAGACCCAGGCGGAGCTGCTGCTGGAGCGTCTGCGGGAGGTGCCGAAGGCCGAGGCCGAGGGCCCCAGCAGGTTTCTCAGCACTCTGTGGGACCGCTTGCCGCAGAACAACTTTCTGAAGGTCCTAGCGGCCGCGCTGTTGCTTCCCCCGTCGTCTCCCCGGCCCCAGGGAGAAGAGTTGGAGCCGGGCACCCCCCAAACGCCGGGAGACGGGGCTCAGGAGCTGGTCCGTTGGCTTTTGGCGAAGTCGGATGCCCTGGCCGCCTTTTGCCGCAGCCTCCCGGTCGGGCTTCTAACTTCGGTGGCAGGCCGCCACCCCGCGCTCTGCCGGGCCTATCTGGGCCTGCTTACAGACTGGGGTCGGCGTCTGCACTACGACCTCCCGAAGGGCACTTGGGTTGGAGCTGAGCCCCAACACGTGTCCTGGGAGGAGCTGTACGGCCGGTTTCAAAGCCTCTGCCGGGCCCCTCCGCCTCTGAAAGACGAAGTTCTAACTGCCCTGGAGGCCTGTAAGGCGCAGGATGGAGATTTCCAAGTTCCGGGTGTCAGCATCTGGACAGACCTGTTGCTAGCCCTTGGGAGTGGGTCATGA